One Devosia lacusdianchii genomic window carries:
- a CDS encoding ABC transporter ATP-binding protein, which produces MTTPNVVLHVADVHKRFGGLHALADIDLQVEEGQTHAIIGPNGAGKSTLLNVIIGKLAPTSGQVVFDGAILTGRKPYEINQLGIARVFQTPEIFADLSVLHNVMIPALAKRDGAFKLNMLRSLDSETGIRQEAESMLEDVGMLGRRESPAGSLSRGDKRRMELAMCLIQHPRLLLLDEPTAGMSRHDTNTTIELLKKIKSRGMTKVIIEHDMHVVFSLADKISVLAQGRIIADGTPDQVRGNPKVQEAYLGGTH; this is translated from the coding sequence ATGACCACACCCAATGTCGTCCTGCACGTTGCCGACGTCCACAAACGGTTCGGAGGGCTTCATGCCCTGGCCGATATCGATCTCCAGGTTGAGGAAGGCCAGACCCACGCGATCATCGGCCCCAACGGCGCCGGCAAATCCACCTTGCTCAATGTCATCATTGGCAAGCTGGCCCCAACCAGCGGCCAGGTGGTATTTGATGGCGCTATTCTCACCGGCCGCAAGCCCTATGAGATCAACCAGCTCGGCATCGCCCGCGTGTTCCAGACGCCCGAGATTTTCGCTGACCTGTCCGTGCTCCACAACGTGATGATCCCTGCCCTCGCCAAGCGCGATGGCGCCTTCAAGCTCAATATGCTTCGCTCGCTGGACAGTGAGACCGGCATCCGCCAGGAAGCCGAAAGCATGCTGGAAGATGTCGGCATGCTCGGCCGCCGTGAAAGCCCGGCGGGGAGCCTCAGCCGTGGCGACAAGCGTCGCATGGAACTGGCCATGTGCCTCATCCAGCATCCGCGTTTGTTGCTGCTCGATGAACCCACTGCGGGCATGTCGCGCCACGACACCAATACGACCATCGAGCTGCTCAAGAAGATCAAGAGTCGCGGCATGACCAAGGTCATTATCGAGCACGACATGCACGTGGTATTCTCCCTGGCCGACAAGATTTCGGTCCTGGCCCAGGGACGCATCATCGCCGACGGGACGCCCGACCAGGTTCGCGGCAATCCCAAGGTGCAGGAAGCCTATCTAGGAGGGACCCATTGA